The segment CAGGACTCCCTCTTTAGGCTTCTATTTTATCAACCAGGGTAATCTCCTACTTCTCTGTTCCCTGAGTAGGACTGTTAAAAATCTTAACTGGTTTTTCTGCTGAGACCAGGGCTCCTTCAGGTGCCATTATGCTGAGGTACCTGCACATCCTAGGGTGTCTGAGTGTGTACATAACTGATAGCAGTGGTTTCCTTGGCAGAATGCTTGCTGTGCTGTGTATGGACAGAAGGAACTGAAGGACTTCCTCCCCAGCCTTTGGGCTTCTATCCGCAGAGAGGTGAGTGTCACTCAGATAAACTCACTACTGTTAACTCTCAATTGTCAGGCATGAGGGGAAATAATACATCCTGTCCTTTTCCCTCTGTCATCCCCAGGGCCAAGGTATAATGCCTGGTTATTCAGGAGGCAAGTAGGGGGACATAATTCTAGTTGAATGACAAGAAAGAGAGTCCCTGTGTGATGGTCAGCTGCTTGGTAAGAGCAGCTGATCACCTTTGCACATTACCCACTTCTTGTCCTTCTGTGGCAAGGAGTGCAGGTCATGGTGCCTCTGGCACCATGGTGAGTAGAAAGGTGAGCAGAGCCACTGCTCAGAGttggctttctgtttctcagaAAGTATGTGTCTCTGTCCTGAGTGTGACTAAGGACTTGATAAGAACACACCAGTTGAGAAAACACTCAGTTGGGGTGttaatttccatttctgtgtCCTAGAGGTTCTCACTCCCCTCTCCAACAAGGAAATAGGCAGTGGATTGGTGGGGTCTCATCTGGTGCAGGCTCACCTCAGTAGCCATGGGATCCCTCCCTGACAGGTGTTCCAGACGGCAAGTGAGCGGGTGGAAGCAGAGGGCCTGGCGGCCCTCCACTCCCTGACTGCATGTTTGTCTCGCTCTGTGCTGAGGGCTGATGCTGAGGACCTCCTTGACTCCTTCCTTAGCAACATTCTACAGGGTAATGGGGCCGTGGCAGCCAGGAAGGGGAGTGAGCACAATAGAAATGACATTCCTTgcatgggtgcggtggctcacgcctgcaatccctgcactttaggaggccaaggcgggtggatcgcctgaggtcagaagttaaagaccagcctggccaacatggtgaaacctcgtctctaccaaaaatacaaaaattagccgggtgtggtggtggatgcctgtaatcccagctactttggaggctgaggcaggagaatcgcttgaaaaggcagaggttgcagtgagctgagattgcgccactgcactccagcctgggcaacgagagcaaaactccatctctaaaaaaagaacaaatggcaTTCCTTAAGGGCTAGTGACCTTTATTGTTTAGCCCCAACATATTTGGTGATTTGGGGGTGATAGCCCTACTTTGAATTGAAAACAATTTGAGTGTTAACTGCTTGCAAACTGTCATGGGTCTCAGTCTCCAACCTCTGTGGACTGTAGGGGAGTCAGGCACCATTTGGCCTCCTCCCCAGCTCTGTGATGTGCTGCTTCTCTAGACTGCAGGCACCACCTGTGTGAACCGGACATGAAACTGGTGTGGCCTAGTGCCAAGCTCTTGCAGGCAGCTGCAGGTGCATCTGCCCGGGCCTGTGACTCTATCACTAGCAATGTACTGCCTTTACTGCTGGAACAGTTCTACAAGCACAGTCAGGTAAGGGAGCAGAATCTTTGGGGGAAATGATGGGACCTGTGTGCTAGGTTCCCTTTCTCAGAGAGTGAGCTAAGTTTTAGCTTGGGCCAACATAGTAGACCTTGGGTTTTGCTCCCattagctgctgctgctgcttccctTACTCACTTTTTCCCTGTCTCATACATAAAAGGAACATTCtcccaagacaggaggattgtttgaagccaggagttcgagatcagcctgggcaacaaagtgagatcccatctcttaaaaaaaaaaaaatttttttttattagccaaGCAGGACAtgctggttcatgcctgtaatcccagcactttaggaggctaaggcaggagaatcacttgaggctaggatttaaagaccagcttgggcaacaaggcaagaccacatctctacaaaaaaaaaaaaaaaaaaatttatattaccTGGATaaggtggcacgcatctgtagtcccagctactcaagaggctgaggcgagagaatcacttgaacctaggaggtcggggctgcagtgagctataatcatgctactgtattccagcctggctgTGGCAtagcaaaacccccatctcttggaagaaagaaaggattcTCCCTACATCCAGAGTAGCAGGATTGAAatcctttaaaatattctttgacTCCAGTACCCCTTGAAACATTACAGAGCAGCCAGCGGCGGACAATCCTTGAAATGCTCCTGGGTTTCTTGAAGCTGCAGCAGAAATGGAGCTATGAAGACAAAGGTGAGGTTGCCTTCCATTGCAGTGCTCTGGGGACTGTTGAACACTGCAGCCTATATAAAGGATAGCAGGGCAAAGAGTGCTGTGGAAAAGTAGTCTAGAACAATGGTCCTATTTTGAGGTTGTGGCACAAGAGAACACTTAACAGATGAGATGGATGagatctgtttatttttctcagtgtGCTTCCTGGATACCCAATGGATTAAGCTCTTTAAATCTGCCCCAggaggcggggcatggtggctcacacctataatcccagcactttggtaggctaaggcaggcggaaaacttgaggtgaggagttcaagaccagcctggccaatatggtgaaaccctgtctctactaaaaatacaaaaattagccaggcctgttggcacatatctgtaattccagctactcgggaggctgaggcaggagaatagcttgaacctgggaggcagaggctgcagtaagcgtagattgcgccactgcactccagcctgggcaacagagacctcgtctcaaaaaaaaatctaccccAGGTTGGCTGTGTATCACAGCTTAGTCAGGGCTATGGAATGTAGTGGCTTCCTTCTAACCTGGCCTCTGTCTGTCCCTAGATCAAAGGCCTCTGAATGGCTTCAAGGACCAGCTGTGCTCACTGGTATTCATGGCCCTAACAGACCCCAGCACCCAGCTTCAGCTTGTTGGCATCCATACACTCACAGTCTTGGGTGCCCAGCCAGGTACATCTtaagggaaagaagaggaaaatattgGTCCTTTTCTTGTAAGGCTGCCTTGGTGAAAAGCAGCCTTACTGTCCTCTTCTCACTGCAACTCTGGATGATTTGGGATTTGTAATAAGAGCTTGGAAGGGTTGTGATGGCTGCAGGGGAAGAAGATGAGATTCATGTTCCCTTCTAACTACAGATCTCCTATCTTCTGAGGACTTGGAGCTGGCAGTGGGTCACCTATACAGACTGAGCTTCCTGAAGGAGGATTCCCAGAGTTGGTGAGAGTTTAAAGCAGTGAGATATAGAGCAAGCTGTTCCCTGCCTCTGTACTGGCAGCAACAGATCAAGCTAGGACCAGGGCTCTGTGCTTCTGACCCTTGGCTCTCCTTAGGGGAGGTGAGCTCTGTGTTAGGCTCTGGCTGCTAACCAGTTGGAGAGATGTAGGACTGCTCTCTTCTTAGGCTTTAAGAAGCCCTGTCCAACTCAGTGGTGTAGGTACTTGAGTTCTGCTCTTTAGCAAGGAGGCGTTGGGAGCTCACACTCCTGAATCTGCCTAATATCAGACCTAGGCAAGATAGCTGTGAGCCCAGGCTCAGCCAGTGCTTATCTGCTCTGCGCCTCCAGCAGGGTGGCAGCACTGGAAGCATCAGGAACCCTGGCTGCTCTCTACCCTGTGGCCTTCAGCAGCCACCTCGTACCCAAGCTCGCTGAAGAGCTGCGTGTAGGTATGTGTCTTTAATCCTCTGTGGCCCATCCCTTCCCAGCAAGGCTTTGGGGCCTTCGTGCTTGCTATCACACAGTGAACCTTCGTCTCATGGGTTGCTTTCAGGGGAGTCAAATTTGACTAAAGGAGATGAGCCCACCCAATGCTCCCGGCATCTGTGCTGTCTGCAAGCCTTGTCAGCTGTATCAACACATCCCAGCATCGTCAAGGAGACACTGCCTCTGCTGCTGCAGCATCTCTGGCAGGTGAACAGAGGTAACTACTAGGAATAACCACCAAGGGACTGGGCTGAATGGGGAGCTGTAGTCTCTAAGGCAGTGGTTCGAGCTGTAGCTATACATAAGAGTAACAGAATcaactcttttaaaagaaaaaaaaaatactgacgcCTGCGTCCAACTGAATCGGTCTCTGAGGAGGGATGGGACTTGGGCAACAGTACTATTAAGAGTACCCAGCCAGAGCCactgcttatgcctgtaatctcagcactttgggaggccgaggccagcagatcacttgaggtcaggaatttgagaccaactcagccaacatggagaaacccgtctctactaaaaatacaaaaaattagctgggcatggtggcatgcacctgtaatcccagctactggggaggctgaggcaggagaatctcttgaacccacgaggcggaggttgcagtgagctgagattgcaccactgcactccagcctgggcgatagagtgaaactatctcaaaagaaaaaaagagttgggcgcagtggctcacgcctataatcccagcactttgggaggctgaggtgggtggatcacaaggtcaggagttcgagaccagcctggccaacatggtgcaatcccgtctctactaaaaattatctgggtgtggtggcaggggcctgtaatcccagctactcgggaggctgaggcaagataatcgtttgaacctgggaggcggaggttgcagtgagccaagatcgtgccattgcactcaagcctgggcattgcactcaagcctgggcaaacagggtaagactccatctcaaaaaaaaaaaaagtgcctggctgggtgtggtggctcacgcctgtaatcccagcactttgggaggccaaggctgatggatcacttgagctcaagagtttgagacctgacCAGCCggtgcaacatggcgaaaccgcatctctacaaaaaatacaaaaattagccagaagcagtggcatgcacctgtagtcccagctacttgggaggctaaggcaggagaatcactttgagcccgggaggcagaggatggagcaagccgagatcactccattgcactccagcctgacctgggcaacaggaatgaagccctgtctccaaaaaaaaaaaagagtacctaGGTAATTTTCATGTGGGGTCAGAATTGAGAGGCGTTACCCTAAGGCCGTGGTGCTCAAAAGATGGTCTGTTAACCAGCAGCATGGGCGtcatctgggagcttgttagaagtgcagaatctcaggccctcactgatcagaatctgcattttgacaGTGTCCCCTGGTAACTTGTAGACCATTGAGTTTAAGCACTGCTCCAATGCAAAAGTGACAGCAGCCTGCCCTGTGGGTAGATTCAGGCCTACTGTGGTTGATCCAGCAGCTGTTACATAGTAGAATGAATACTAGACTTGGATTATAACTTGGGCTTGATTCCTGACTTTGCACTGTGACCCTGGAAAAGCCACtgatcatttatttcattgtgcCTCCATGTCCTTCTCTATAGAGTGAGGGAAATGATACTTCTAAGGTTGTTATGAAAAATAAGGAGAGAATATATACAAGTGCCTCTGCTGCagagcctgggacagagcaagtCTCAACGATGAAGTCTGAATAGATCAGAAAGAACAGCCAGGAGAATAAAGTGACTCAGCTTTTTAATAAGGCACTCTTGGTCTCTTCAGTCACTCATCTTTGTTCCTCTCATCTGCGGTGTATTGGAAACACCTGAAAGTGCTTTTAAGCAAACCTTACAGAGAACACTTTCTCATCAACAGGGAATATGGTTGCACAATCCAGTGACGTTATTGCTGTCTGTCAGAGCCTCAAACAGATGGCAGAAAAATGTCAGCAGGACCCCGAGAGCTGCTGGTATTTCCACCAGACAGCTATACCTTGCCTGCTTGCCTTGGCTGTGCAGGCCTCTATGCCAGGTAACTTTCCACCTCTCCTTCCTGGCCTTTGGGAACTCTACCCTCTGCTGGTGTTGAACAGCACCACCCTCTGGGTATTGGTGGTACTGTGTTTTGTACTATCAGGTTTATTTTGAATCCTTTGTCCTCAGAGTGAGATTTCACTTCATAGCAAAGGGTGCCACCCTGACCAATGGCAGGAACCAAAATCCACTAGTGTTAGCAACATTCAAAAGAATGCACACCTTTTCTCCTTGAAGTGCTATGTGATTAGTTTACTTAGAATTGGACTCTGGAGTCAAGCCCACCTGGTTGGGTTTTATCCTCAACTCTACCACTTGCTAACTTAGGTGAAGATATTCAGCCTttccaagcttcagtttcctcacttgtaagaTGGAGATAAAGAGTACCGTCTAGGCTGGCgccatggttcacacctgtaatcccagcacttcaggaggccaagatgggaggatcacttgagtccaggagtttgagaccagcctcggcaacacaggGGACCTGTTTCTACAAATAGTCagacatagtggtgcacacctatagtcccagctgctcaagaggctgaggtgggaggatcacctgagcccaggagttcaaggctgcagtgaggcatgattgtgcctctgcactggagcctgggtgagagagcgagatcctgttcctgtctcaaaaaaaaaaaaaaaaaaaaaaaaaaaaaaaaattactgtttcaCAGGGTAGttggtaaggattaaataagatagcaTATAGTACCTGCCACACAGGAAGTACTCAGTGTATGACAGTTGCTATAAATAATGACCCATGAAGATAAatccatgtttttaattttttcagagaccaacaatactatttttttttccttgcatctCCATGGACACCAGGGACaacatttctatttcttatgTTAAGAATGTTCATCTTAGCTATCCCTCTTTCCCACTGTTGGCCTAGTCTAAGCACGGTGCAGAGTTCTCAAGAGCGCTCTATGGCCCAAGGTCAGACCACTCCTGTTTCTGATGCCCTGCTGATTCTCAGGACTACAGCACTACCAGAGGCCAGATTAAGAACTGCTGTCATGGCTAGAGTCAAGCCCCAGAGTCAGTGATGCTGACAGAACCCAATCATTCATTTCTTGAACCCGTCATGGTCTTGtgattgtgtgcatgtgtgtgtgttttgcagaGAAGGAGCCCTCAGTTCTGAGAAAAGTACTGTTGGAGGATGAGGTGTTGGCTGCCATGGTGTCTGTCATTGGCACTGCTACGACCCACCTGAGCCCTGAGTAAGTGTAATCATGGatatggcttgaacccagggagaaGGATAGCATTCTTGGGAAGAAGCAACAAGTAGCTGCCTTGTCAGCTGTCCTTTTACCTATATGTAAATGTGGGTGCAGTTAATTGTCTTGTAAGTTTTGTTGACAAAACAAAAGGAAGGGGCTCTTAACACCATGGACTATGAGGGTGGGAAGCCATgggccagtggttcttagctgcAGATGTGCTTAAGAATTACCTatagagcattttaaaatataccttgACTTCCCAGATGGGAACCTGAATGGAAATGATtactggcacatagtatgtgccAAATTAATATTTGTTCAATGCATGAATGATCAGGGCACGTCCCATTGAAGTGGTGATCCTAATTCGAACCCCAGGTTGAAAAGCACGTCTGTGGAGGAGAGGGCTGCTTTAGAATCCTAGCTCCTTGGTCATACCTAGTACTCTGCTCCCAGGTTAGCTGCCCAGAGCGTCACATACATTGTGCCCCTCTTCTTGGATGGCAACGTCTCCTTTCTGCCTGAAAACAGCTTCCCGAGCAGATTCCAGCCATTCCAGGTAACAGTCTTAGAACTTACATCCTTcaagctggtttttttttttagggctaATCTGGAATGGGTAGAGGGGCAGACAAGCCTATTGCTGGCAGGCTCGATTGGGCTCTCCTTCCTTTATAGGATGGCTCCTCAGGGCAGAGGCGGCTGATTGCACTGCTTATGGCCTTTGTCTGCTCCCTGCCTCGAAATGTAAGTGAGCACACTTGGGAAGTACTGTTATTTAACCTTGACAAGGTAACTCTGGGCTGAAATTTGCCACAGGCTAAGCTGATGTTTTACTTCCCCCACCAGAGAAGTTAGTTCTCATCTGTCCCGGTCCCTGCTGCCACTATGTACTGGTTCTCTTGGAGTTCAAGTGTTCTCTGGGTCCATTACATGGCCAGGTTTTCTGTAGGTGGAAATCCCTCAGCTGAACCAACTCATGCGGGAGCTTTTGGAACTGAGCTGCTGCCACAGCTGCCCCTTTTCTTCTACCGCTGCTGCCAAGTGCTTTGCAGGACTCCTCAACAAGCACCCTGCAGGTACTGAGATCAGACTGTGTAAGGAGCCTCCCAGAATCAACTACCCATGAAATCTTATAGCTCAGTactcattctctttttaaaaggagCTTGCTAATAACATTAATAGGGCTTCAACTGCTGAAGCACTGTCCTGGGACTGCCTGTGGGAAAAGCGTCAAGACCGCATTTGGGCAGAGCTTTATAGTACCTAAGAAGAGAAGGGAGCACAAAGAGTCTAGTTCTGCCGTCCTACTTACTCCCTACAGTGGGGCTAGTGTGGATAATTCTTTATTGGAAGTAGATGACTCTCTCTTTTCAAATGGCAGCACCTCTATATTATGAGAATACCAGGCTCTTATGCAGGTGTCCAATCATTTTGTCTGCAGGCAAAAATGATATTTTCCCTTTCTAACAGCTTCTCAGGGAGCTCTGCACTTAAGTGATTTGCATCCTTCATTGTTAAAGGGAAAATGTGTAGCCTTTATGTCAGCATTTCCTCTCTGCTTTTTAGGGCAGCAGCTGGATGAATTCCTACAGCTGGCTGTGGACAAAGTGGAGGCTGGCCTGGGCTCTGGGCCCTGTCGTAGTCAGGCCTTCACTCTTCTTCTCTGGGTAAGGAGCTGGAGTGGAGTCTGGTTAGCCAGAGAGGCAATTATGTctggttaaataaaatgtccCTGTTTGACCCTAAACCATAAACATCTATGTCTCGGGGTTCTCGGGTTTGAGTGTCATTCCCCAATTGTTCTCTCTGTCTCCAATTACAGGTAACAAAGGCCCTAGTGCTCAGATACCATCCTCTCAGCTCCTGCCTTACAGCCCGGGTACGTCCTTTCTGGAGACAGGAGAACCCAGGACCCAAACAAACTTTCTTGTTGCTCCTATTCCTCCCAAGGACTTCCATCCTCctctgtgtgttttttgttttgttttgttttggagagagggtctcactctgttgcccaggctggagtacagtggtgcagtcacagctcactccagcctcaacctccgtaggctcaagtgatcctcccacttcagcctcgcaagtagctgggactacaggggcaccccacgacacccagctaatttttgtattttctgtaagaactgggtttggccatgttgcccagactcctaggctcaagcagtccacctgccttggcctcccaaagtgctaggattacaggcatgagccaccacacccagccccatcctCATCTTTGGCACTTAAGATTCTTCTTCCCTGATGTACCTCAAAGGCTCTTTTTTCTCCAGCTCATGGGCCTCCTGAGTGACCCAGAATTAGGTCCAGCAGCAGCTGATGGCTTCTCTCTGCTCATGTCTGACTGCACTGATGTGTTGACTCGTGCTGGCCATGCTGAAGTGCGGATCATGTTCCGCCAGCGGTTCTTCACAGATAATGTGCCTGCTTTGGTCCAGGGCTTCCATGCTGCTCCCCAAGGTGAGGAGTCTGAAAGAAAGTCCCCACATATACACGCCTCTCCTTTGCTTGGTCACATTCCCTAAGATAATTTAGGACTCGCTTGCTTCTTTAGAGCTATATTGTGGTCTGTGCCTAGAAGACTAAACTTCTAGATTCTTGTTCCACTTCTTCCTTTGATGGGCGTATCTTGCTTATTCTGAGCGTGAAGGGCTTTTTCACCCCTTTGTAGGGTGATGTCTCAGCCTTATCACAGATTGGAATTGAATTCTCAAGCTATATATCTAAGTCCAATTTCTCCCCTAAGCCTTTCCATTTTTTACAGATGTGAAGCCAAACTACTTGAAGGGTCTTTCTCATGTACTTAACAGGCTGCCCAAGCCTGTGCTCTTGCCAGAGCTGCCCACGGTAAGTCCTGCAGGCAGAGCTTCTAAGCAAAGGACAAAGCTATTCTTCCCCAGATGGGGCTAGAAAGGGGAGGGGACAAGAACAAGGATCTTCATGATGTGGCCATCCCCCACCTTGCCCATTGCCCCTTAGCTTCTTTCCTTGCTGCTGGAGGCCCTGTCCTGCCCTGACTGTGTGGTACAGCTCTCCACCCTCAGCTGCCTTCAGCCTCTTCTACTGGAAGCACCCCAAGTCATGAGTCTTCACGTGGACACCCTCGTCACCAAGTTTCTGAACCTCAGCTCTAGCCCTTCCATGGTGCGTTGAGCCCCAGCAACTCTTAGGCACCAGCATCTCTCCCTGGGCATGCTCTCACCTCCTTGTGGTTGTGTTCCAGGCTGTCCGGATCGCTGCACTGCAGTGTATGCATGCTCTCACTCGCCTCCCCACCCCTGTGGTAAGTACCTCAGGTGTCCTTCCCTGGCCTGGGAATGTCTCAAGAGACACATAAGTACCTTTTTGCCTTAGTCAGGTGGGCTTGGCCACCCTGCTGTGTAATTGAGATCTTAATTACAAGGTACAGATCTTGTAATTCTGGGCCCAAGGACTCTTTTCCTTGGGCCCAGAAGGCAACAGAATGGCCATCCTGCCACTTAACATCCCTTGGAATCACTAGAGATGTTTTGCTTTTCTCAGAATATTGGTTGTACAGAATCAAAAAAGCGGTACTTTCAGTTGCCTTGGATGAGCAAGGTTCATTATATACTCTGACTCCACAGCTGCTGCCGTACAAACCACAGGTGATCCGGGCCTTAGCCAAACCCCTGGATGACAAGAAGAGACTGGTGCGCAAGGAAGCAGTGTCAGCCAGGGGGGAGTGGTGAGTTTCTAGGTCGTGGGGAGAGATGGGACCAAGATGAGCCTCACCACTAATGCTGCCAACTTTCTTTTTGCCTACAGGTTTCTGTTGGGGAGCCCTGGCAGCTGAGCCCTCAGTCCTGGCCTAGACTGTTCTGACAATCTAACCTGGAATTACTAACTATCGAGCCATCTTCCCCAAAGCAGGGAAACCACTGGCCTCTGACTGCCTTTCCCACAG is part of the Symphalangus syndactylus isolate Jambi chromosome 2, NHGRI_mSymSyn1-v2.1_pri, whole genome shotgun sequence genome and harbors:
- the MMS19 gene encoding MMS19 nucleotide excision repair protein homolog isoform X4, producing the protein MATAAAVEAAAPMGALWGLVHDFVMGQQEGPADQVAADVKSGNYTVLQVVEALGSSLENPEPRTRARGIQLLSQVLFHCHTLLLEKEVVHLILFYENRLKDHHLVIPSVLQGLKALSLCVALPPGLAVSVLKAIFQEVHVQSLPQVDRHTVYDIITNFMRTREEELKSLGADFTFGFIQVMDGEKDPRNLLVAFRIVHDLISRDYSLGPFVEELFEVTSCYFPIDFTPFLLPLLIEKVDSEVLSAKLDSLQTLNACCAVYGQKELKDFLPSLWASIRREVFQTASERVEAEGLAALHSLTACLSRSVLRADAEDLLDSFLSNILQDCRHHLCEPDMKLVWPSAKLLQAAAGASARACDSITSNVLPLLLEQFYKHSQSSQRRTILEMLLGFLKLQQKWSYEDKDQRPLNGFKDQLCSLVFMALTDPSTQLQLVGIHTLTVLGAQPDLLSSEDLELAVGHLYRLSFLKEDSQSCRVAALEASGTLAALYPVAFSSHLVPKLAEELRVGESNLTKGDEPTQCSRHLCCLQALSAVSTHPSIVKETLPLLLQHLWQVNRGNMVAQSSDVIAVCQSLKQMAEKCQQDPESCWYFHQTAIPCLLALAVQASMPEKEPSVLRKVLLEDEVLAAMVSVIGTATTHLSPELAAQSVTYIVPLFLDGNVSFLPENSFPSRFQPFQDGSSGQRRLIALLMAFVCSLPRNVEIPQLNQLMRELLELSCCHSCPFSSTAAAKCFAGLLNKHPAGQQLDEFLQLAVDKVEAGLGSGPCRSQAFTLLLWVTKALVLRYHPLSSCLTARLMGLLSDPELGPAAADGFSLLMSDCTDVLTRAGHAEVRIMFRQRFFTDNVPALVQGFHAAPQDVKPNYLKGLSHVLNRLPKPVLLPELPTLLSLLLEALSCPDCVVQLSTLSCLQPLLLEAPQVMSLHVDTLVTKFLNLSSSPSMAVRIAALQCMHALTRLPTPVLLPYKPQVIRALAKPLDDKKRLVRKEAVSARGEWFLLGSPGS
- the MMS19 gene encoding MMS19 nucleotide excision repair protein homolog isoform X11, giving the protein MRTREEELKSLGADFTFGFIQVMDGEKDPRNLLVAFRIVHDLISRDYSLGPFVEELFEVTSCYFPIDFTPPPNDPHGIQREDLILSLRAVLASTPRFAEFLLPLLIEKVDSEVLSAKLDSLQTLNACCAVYGQKELKDFLPSLWASIRREVFQTASERVEAEGLAALHSLTACLSRSVLRADAEDLLDSFLSNILQDCRHHLCEPDMKLVWPSAKLLQAAAGASARACDSITSNVLPLLLEQFYKHSQSSQRRTILEMLLGFLKLQQKWSYEDKDQRPLNGFKDQLCSLVFMALTDPSTQLQLVGIHTLTVLGAQPDLLSSEDLELAVGHLYRLSFLKEDSQSCRVAALEASGTLAALYPVAFSSHLVPKLAEELRVGESNLTKGDEPTQCSRHLCCLQALSAVSTHPSIVKETLPLLLQHLWQVNRGNMVAQSSDVIAVCQSLKQMAEKCQQDPESCWYFHQTAIPCLLALAVQASMPEKEPSVLRKVLLEDEVLAAMVSVIGTATTHLSPELAAQSVTYIVPLFLDGNVSFLPENSFPSRFQPFQDGSSGQRRLIALLMAFVCSLPRNVEIPQLNQLMRELLELSCCHSCPFSSTAAAKCFAGLLNKHPAGQQLDEFLQLAVDKVEAGLGSGPCRSQAFTLLLWVTKALVLRYHPLSSCLTARLMGLLSDPELGPAAADGFSLLMSDCTDVLTRAGHAEVRIMFRQRFFTDNVPALVQGFHAAPQDVKPNYLKGLSHVLNRLPKPVLLPELPTLLSLLLEALSCPDCVVQLSTLSCLQPLLLEAPQVMSLHVDTLVTKFLNLSSSPSMAVRIAALQCMHALTRLPTPVLLPYKPQVIRALAKPLDDKKRLVRKEAVSARGEWFLLGSPGS
- the MMS19 gene encoding MMS19 nucleotide excision repair protein homolog isoform X5, which gives rise to MATAAAVEAAAPMGALWGLVHDFVMGQQEGPADQVAADVKSGNYTVLQVVEALGSSLENPEPRTRARGIQLLSQVLFHCHTLLLEKEVVHLILFYENRLKDHHLVIPSVLQGLKALSLCVALPPGLAVSVLKAIFQEVHVQSLPQVDRHTVYDIITNFMRTREEELKSLGADFTFGFIQVMDGEKDPRNLLVAFRIVHDLISRDYSLGPFVEELFEVTSCYFPIDFTPFLLPLLIEKVDSEVLSAKLDSLQTLNACCAVYGQKELKDFLPSLWASIRREVFQTASERVEAEGLAALHSLTACLSRSVLRADAEDLLDSFLSNILQDCRHHLCEPDMKLVWPSAKLLQAAAGASARACDSITSNVLPLLLEQFYKHSQSSQRRTILEMLLGFLKLQQKWSYEDKDQRPLNGFKDQLCSLVFMALTDPSTQLQLVGIHTLTVLGAQPDLLSSEDLELAVGHLYRLSFLKEDSQSWVAALEASGTLAALYPVAFSSHLVPKLAEELRVGESNLTKGDEPTQCSRHLCCLQALSAVSTHPSIVKETLPLLLQHLWQVNRGNMVAQSSDVIAVCQSLKQMAEKCQQDPESCWYFHQTAIPCLLALAVQASMPEKEPSVLRKVLLEDEVLAAMVSVIGTATTHLSPELAAQSVTYIVPLFLDGNVSFLPENSFPSRFQPFQDGSSGQRRLIALLMAFVCSLPRNVEIPQLNQLMRELLELSCCHSCPFSSTAAAKCFAGLLNKHPAGQQLDEFLQLAVDKVEAGLGSGPCRSQAFTLLLWVTKALVLRYHPLSSCLTARLMGLLSDPELGPAAADGFSLLMSDCTDVLTRAGHAEVRIMFRQRFFTDNVPALVQGFHAAPQDVKPNYLKGLSHVLNRLPKPVLLPELPTLLSLLLEALSCPDCVVQLSTLSCLQPLLLEAPQVMSLHVDTLVTKFLNLSSSPSMAVRIAALQCMHALTRLPTPVLLPYKPQVIRALAKPLDDKKRLVRKEAVSARGEWFLLGSPGS
- the MMS19 gene encoding MMS19 nucleotide excision repair protein homolog isoform X3, giving the protein MRGKAVSCHRPYPLPWSLVRVMATAAAVEAAAPMGALWGLVHDFVMGQQEGPADQVAADVKSGNYTVLQVVEALGSSLENPEPRTRARGIQLLSQVLFHCHTLLLEKEVVHLILFYENRLKDHHLVIPSVLQGLKALSLCVALPPGLAVSVLKAIFQEVHVQSLPQVDRHTVYDIITNFMRTREEELKSLGADFTFGFIQVMDGEKDPRNLLVAFRIVHDLISRDYSLGPFVEELFEVTSCYFPIDFTPPPNDPHGIQREDLILSLRAVLASTPRFAEFLLPLLIEKVDSEVLSAKLDSLQTLNACCAVYGQKELKDFLPSLWASIRREVFQTASERVEAEGLAALHSLTACLSRSVLRADAEDLLDSFLSNILQDCRHHLCEPDMKLVWPSAKLLQAAAGASARACDSITSNVLPLLLEQFYKHSQSSQRRTILEMLLGFLKLQQKWSYEDKDQRPLNGFKDQLCSLVFMALTDPSTQLQLVGIHTLTVLGAQPDLLSSEDLELAVGHLYRLSFLKEDSQSWVAALEASGTLAALYPVAFSSHLVPKLAEELRVGESNLTKGDEPTQCSRHLCCLQALSAVSTHPSIVKETLPLLLQHLWQVNRGNMVAQSSDVIAVCQSLKQMAEKCQQDPESCWYFHQTAIPCLLALAVQASMPEKEPSVLRKVLLEDEVLAAMVSVIGTATTHLSPELAAQSVTYIVPLFLDGNVSFLPENSFPSRFQPFQDGSSGQRRLIALLMAFVCSLPRNVEIPQLNQLMRELLELSCCHSCPFSSTAAAKCFAGLLNKHPAGQQLDEFLQLAVDKVEAGLGSGPCRSQAFTLLLWVTKALVLRYHPLSSCLTARLMGLLSDPELGPAAADGFSLLMSDCTDVLTRAGHAEVRIMFRQRFFTDNVPALVQGFHAAPQDVKPNYLKGLSHVLNRLPKPVLLPELPTLLSLLLEALSCPDCVVQLSTLSCLQPLLLEAPQVMSLHVDTLVTKFLNLSSSPSMAVRIAALQCMHALTRLPTPVLLPYKPQVIRALAKPLDDKKRLVRKEAVSARGEWFLLGSPGS